In Candidatus Synechococcus calcipolaris G9, a genomic segment contains:
- a CDS encoding carbohydrate ABC transporter permease: MSHSQPGPFRADLILRWGAIALVVLFSLAPLLWQLLTSLKTNGAITADPLIYFPRLDQLTLSHYGDLFFKDQFYLYIFNSAFVAIISTLLCLALGSPAAYTLARLKLPGENLILAVVLVITLFPYILLFLGLLDIVRALGWANNYLALIFPYTAINLPLTILVMRSFFQQLPREIEDSAKMDGYSPVQMLWQIILPLTWPALVTTGILAFIFSWNEYIFALTFITQESMKTIPVAAAQLGGTTLFEIPYGPLAAATMVGTFPLVVLVLFFQRKIIQGLTAGSVKG, from the coding sequence ATGAGTCATAGCCAACCGGGACCATTTCGGGCAGATTTAATCCTGCGTTGGGGGGCGATCGCCCTAGTGGTGCTGTTTAGTCTAGCTCCCCTCCTGTGGCAATTGCTAACGTCCCTTAAGACCAATGGAGCAATTACGGCGGATCCCCTCATTTATTTTCCCCGTTTGGATCAACTCACCCTCAGCCATTATGGTGATTTATTTTTTAAGGATCAGTTTTATCTTTATATTTTTAATAGTGCCTTTGTCGCCATTATCTCTACGTTGTTGTGCCTAGCCCTTGGCTCTCCAGCGGCCTATACCCTCGCCCGTCTTAAGCTGCCTGGGGAAAATCTAATTCTGGCGGTGGTATTGGTAATTACCCTATTTCCCTACATTCTCTTATTTTTGGGACTATTAGATATTGTCCGAGCCCTAGGCTGGGCCAATAATTATTTGGCTTTGATTTTTCCCTATACGGCGATAAATCTGCCCCTCACCATCCTCGTTATGCGGAGTTTTTTCCAGCAACTTCCCCGCGAGATTGAAGATTCTGCCAAGATGGATGGCTACTCCCCGGTGCAAATGCTCTGGCAAATTATTTTACCCCTGACCTGGCCAGCCCTAGTGACAACGGGAATTTTAGCCTTTATATTTTCCTGGAATGAATATATTTTTGCCTTGACGTTTATTACCCAGGAATCGATGAAAACTATCCCCGTGGCCGCCGCCCAATTAGGGGGAACGACCCTCTTTGAAATTCCCTACGGCCCCTTAGCCGCCGCAACGATGGTGGGAACCTTTCCCCTAGTGGTATTGGTGCTATTTTTCCAGCGCAAGATTATCCAGGGACTCACCGCTGGCTCCGTGAAGGGATAG
- a CDS encoding TIGR00297 family protein: MTDSNPILQAFLQPWAIALWLNTLLMAIAIVVPKKLLTPAGLVHAWGLGVLVWATLGPPGYIVVMVYFLFGSGVTRLGLAQKKAAGIAEKRDGARGPENVWGSALTGALCGLLTLALPPSWHPLLWLGYVASFSTKLSDTCASEVGKAYGKRTFLITTLRPVPPGTEGAMSVEGTLAGFGGAAIIGLVGWWVGLISPWAILVCIGAAFLANLLESWIGATFQDTYPWLTNEVVNGINTTAGAALAMAIALTGLF, from the coding sequence ATGACCGACTCTAACCCCATTCTTCAAGCCTTTCTCCAACCCTGGGCGATCGCCCTCTGGCTAAATACGCTGCTCATGGCGATCGCGATCGTTGTCCCCAAAAAACTATTAACCCCTGCCGGATTAGTCCATGCCTGGGGGTTGGGGGTTTTGGTTTGGGCAACCCTGGGGCCCCCTGGCTACATTGTGGTTATGGTTTATTTCCTATTTGGCTCTGGCGTGACCCGACTGGGCCTGGCACAGAAAAAAGCGGCGGGGATTGCCGAAAAGCGAGATGGTGCGAGGGGGCCAGAAAATGTTTGGGGTTCAGCATTAACCGGGGCCCTGTGTGGGTTGTTGACCCTTGCGCTGCCGCCATCCTGGCATCCCCTTCTTTGGTTGGGGTATGTGGCCAGCTTTAGTACCAAACTCTCGGATACCTGCGCCAGTGAAGTGGGTAAGGCCTACGGCAAACGCACGTTTTTAATTACCACCTTGCGCCCTGTGCCACCGGGAACGGAGGGGGCCATGAGTGTGGAGGGAACCCTGGCGGGCTTTGGTGGGGCGGCGATCATTGGTCTTGTGGGGTGGTGGGTCGGATTAATTTCCCCTTGGGCTATTTTGGTTTGTATTGGGGCCGCATTTCTAGCTAACCTTTTGGAAAGCTGGATCGGAGCCACGTTCCAGGACACCTATCCCTGGCTGACCAATGAGGTGGTCAATGGCATTAATACGACGGCGGGGGCTGCTTTAGCCATGGCGATCGCCCTGACCGGACTATTTTAG
- a CDS encoding VOC family protein has translation MTQSAIAPVLFHLAFPVGNIKDTKSYYVDGLGCEPGRQNDHCLIMKLYGHQLVAHVTQDPLVPQKSIYPRHFGLVFLAETDWQNLCDRIEEKQISFYQRPRIRFEGSPLEHKTFFLEDPFHNLIELKFYRHTEAIFGAQEHQTIGDLPLATAPSV, from the coding sequence ATGACCCAGAGTGCGATCGCGCCCGTCCTTTTTCACCTTGCCTTTCCGGTGGGGAATATTAAAGACACAAAATCCTACTATGTGGATGGTCTCGGCTGTGAACCGGGTCGGCAGAATGATCACTGTCTAATTATGAAACTCTATGGGCATCAATTAGTCGCCCACGTCACCCAAGACCCCCTAGTGCCTCAGAAAAGTATCTATCCCCGCCATTTTGGTTTAGTTTTTCTTGCAGAAACGGATTGGCAAAACCTGTGCGATCGCATTGAGGAGAAGCAAATCTCGTTTTATCAACGACCACGAATCCGATTTGAAGGTAGTCCCCTAGAGCATAAAACCTTTTTCCTAGAAGATCCCTTCCATAACTTAATTGAGCTAAAATTTTACCGCCATACAGAAGCAATTTTTGGAGCGCAGGAACATCAAACTATTGGTGACTTACCCCTAGCTACTGCCCCCTCAGTGTAA
- a CDS encoding glutaredoxin family protein: MSHYQLILYSKPDCHLCEGLLEKLQALTHPKFSLEIRDITTRSEWFEAYQLEVPILVQVFDGQQIVLPRFSPRASLRQLEQRLDLYLQR, from the coding sequence ATGAGTCATTATCAACTAATTCTTTACAGTAAACCAGATTGTCATTTGTGCGAGGGTTTACTCGAAAAGCTCCAAGCTCTGACCCATCCTAAATTTAGTTTAGAGATTCGGGATATTACAACTCGTTCTGAATGGTTTGAGGCCTACCAACTTGAAGTACCGATCTTAGTTCAGGTTTTTGATGGTCAACAAATTGTTTTACCAAGGTTTTCGCCGCGAGCATCCCTACGTCAGCTAGAGCAACGGCTCGATCTTTATCTACAACGTTAA
- the miaB gene encoding tRNA (N6-isopentenyl adenosine(37)-C2)-methylthiotransferase MiaB: MTPPRRYYITTFGCQMNKADSERMAGILDQMGLEAVEEPEQADLLLYNTCTIRDNAEQKVYSYLGRQAKRKQTEPNLTLVVAGCVAQQEGEQLLRRVPELDLVMGPQYANRLGELLEQVVAGSQVVATEPIEIIEDITKPRRDSQVSAWVNVIYGCNERCTYCVVPSVRGVEQSRSPQAIRQEIEELGSQGYKEITLLGQNIDAYGRDLPGISPSGRRQHTFTDLLYYIHDVEGIERIRFATSHPRYFTERLIRACGELPKVCKHFHIPFQSGDNDILKAMARGYTRERYLKIIDTIRHYMPDASLSADAIVGFPGETEEQFERTLDLVEQVGFDQLNTAAYSPRPNTPAAQWPNQLSGSIKGDRLQRINHLVGIKAAERSQRYLGRIEKVLVEDTNPKDPAQVMGRTEGNRLTFLPGNIDELMGHIVAVKITEVRPFSLSGEQTRMSHIA, from the coding sequence ATGACCCCTCCCCGTCGCTACTACATCACCACCTTTGGCTGCCAAATGAACAAGGCAGACTCGGAGCGCATGGCTGGAATTCTGGATCAGATGGGCCTAGAAGCGGTTGAGGAGCCGGAACAAGCTGACTTGCTGCTTTATAACACCTGCACAATTCGGGATAATGCCGAGCAAAAGGTGTATTCCTATCTGGGACGACAGGCTAAGCGTAAACAAACCGAACCGAATTTAACCCTGGTGGTGGCCGGTTGTGTGGCCCAACAGGAGGGAGAGCAATTATTACGGCGGGTGCCGGAATTAGATTTAGTCATGGGTCCCCAGTACGCTAACCGTCTAGGGGAGTTATTGGAGCAGGTGGTGGCCGGTTCCCAGGTGGTGGCGACCGAACCCATTGAGATTATTGAGGATATTACGAAGCCGCGACGGGATAGCCAGGTTTCGGCTTGGGTGAATGTGATCTATGGCTGTAATGAACGGTGTACCTATTGCGTTGTGCCGTCGGTGCGGGGTGTGGAGCAGTCACGATCGCCCCAGGCCATTCGCCAGGAAATTGAGGAGTTGGGGAGCCAGGGGTATAAAGAAATTACACTCCTGGGTCAAAATATTGATGCCTATGGTCGAGATTTACCGGGGATTAGCCCCTCGGGACGTCGCCAGCATACCTTCACGGATTTGCTTTACTACATTCACGATGTCGAGGGCATCGAGCGGATCCGCTTTGCCACCAGTCACCCCCGCTATTTTACGGAGCGATTAATTCGCGCCTGTGGCGAACTGCCTAAGGTCTGTAAGCATTTTCATATTCCCTTTCAGTCCGGCGATAACGACATACTCAAGGCGATGGCGCGGGGTTATACCCGGGAACGCTACCTGAAGATTATTGATACCATTCGCCACTATATGCCCGATGCGTCTTTAAGTGCCGATGCCATTGTCGGCTTTCCGGGAGAGACGGAGGAGCAGTTTGAGCGAACCCTAGACTTGGTAGAGCAGGTGGGTTTTGACCAACTGAATACCGCCGCCTATTCCCCCCGCCCCAATACACCCGCAGCCCAATGGCCCAATCAATTGAGTGGCTCGATTAAGGGCGATCGCCTGCAACGAATCAACCATCTGGTGGGAATCAAGGCCGCAGAACGCTCCCAGCGGTATCTGGGTCGAATTGAAAAAGTCCTTGTAGAAGATACTAATCCAAAGGATCCCGCCCAAGTTATGGGGCGTACAGAGGGAAACCGCCTCACCTTTTTGCCGGGTAACATTGATGAATTAATGGGACACATCGTAGCAGTCAAGATCACGGAGGTACGCCCCTTTAGCTTAAGTGGTGAACAAACAAGAATGAGCCATATCGCCTAG
- a CDS encoding glycoside hydrolase family 57 protein produces MAIGYLALVLHAHLPFVRHPGSDYVLEEEWLFEAITETYVPLLWMFEGLKKDGIDFKITMSLTPPLVSMLRDELLQDRFDAHLAQLEELTELEVERNVYNGHIRYLAEHYAEEFNRVRQTWENYDRDLIKAFKQFQDSNNLEIITCGATHGYLPLMKMYPQAVWAQIQVACEHYEENFGRPPKGIWLPECAYYEGLERMLADAGLRYFITDGHGILYGRPRPRFGSYAPIFTETGVAAFGRDHESSQQVWSSEVGYPGAAEYREFYKDLGWEAEYEYIKPYIMPNGQRKNTGIKYHKITGRGLGLGDKQLYDPYWAREKAAEHATNFMFNRESQVRYLHHLMQRPPIVVAPYDAELYGHWWYEGPWFLDYLFRKTWFDQDTYAMTHLADYLRAHPTQQVCRPSQSSWGFKGFHEYWLNDTNAWVYPHLHKAAERMIDLGKEEPWDELSWRALNQAAREILLAQSSDWAFIMRTGTMVPYAVRRTRSHLTRFHKLYDDIKARKIDAGWLEKVEAIDNIFPNINYRVYRPL; encoded by the coding sequence ATGGCTATTGGTTATCTGGCCCTCGTCTTACACGCCCATCTCCCCTTTGTCCGTCACCCTGGAAGTGATTACGTTCTCGAAGAAGAATGGCTCTTTGAAGCAATTACGGAAACCTATGTCCCTCTGTTATGGATGTTTGAGGGGCTAAAAAAGGATGGTATTGACTTCAAAATTACCATGAGTCTTACGCCGCCCCTCGTTTCAATGTTGCGGGATGAACTGTTACAGGATCGGTTTGATGCCCATCTTGCCCAACTGGAAGAATTAACAGAACTGGAAGTTGAACGAAATGTCTATAACGGCCATATTCGTTACTTAGCCGAGCATTATGCCGAAGAGTTTAACCGTGTTCGCCAAACGTGGGAAAACTACGATCGTGATCTGATTAAGGCCTTTAAGCAATTTCAAGACAGTAATAATCTAGAAATTATTACCTGCGGGGCCACCCACGGTTATCTGCCCCTAATGAAGATGTATCCCCAGGCAGTGTGGGCCCAGATACAGGTCGCCTGTGAGCATTACGAAGAAAACTTTGGCCGGCCGCCCAAGGGTATCTGGTTGCCGGAATGTGCCTACTACGAAGGTCTAGAGCGGATGCTGGCGGATGCTGGACTGCGCTACTTCATTACCGATGGCCATGGAATTCTCTACGGCCGACCCCGACCCCGCTTTGGCTCCTATGCGCCTATTTTCACAGAAACTGGCGTGGCTGCCTTTGGCCGGGATCATGAATCCTCTCAGCAGGTGTGGTCTTCGGAAGTGGGCTACCCAGGGGCCGCCGAATATCGGGAATTTTACAAAGATTTGGGCTGGGAAGCAGAGTACGAGTACATCAAGCCCTACATTATGCCCAATGGCCAACGGAAAAATACCGGGATTAAGTACCACAAAATTACGGGTCGGGGCTTAGGTCTAGGGGATAAACAACTCTACGATCCCTATTGGGCCCGGGAAAAAGCGGCCGAACACGCCACCAATTTTATGTTTAATCGCGAGAGCCAGGTGCGCTATCTGCACCACTTAATGCAGCGTCCCCCCATTGTCGTTGCGCCCTACGATGCCGAGCTTTATGGTCACTGGTGGTATGAGGGCCCCTGGTTCTTAGACTATCTCTTCCGCAAAACCTGGTTTGATCAAGATACCTACGCTATGACCCACCTGGCGGATTATTTGCGGGCCCATCCCACCCAGCAGGTCTGTCGTCCTTCCCAATCTAGTTGGGGTTTCAAGGGCTTCCATGAGTATTGGCTCAATGATACCAATGCCTGGGTCTATCCCCACCTGCATAAGGCCGCCGAGCGGATGATCGACTTAGGGAAGGAAGAACCCTGGGATGAATTGAGTTGGCGGGCCCTGAATCAGGCAGCGCGGGAAATTCTCTTGGCGCAATCCTCTGACTGGGCCTTTATTATGCGGACGGGGACGATGGTGCCCTATGCTGTGCGCCGCACCCGTAGCCACTTGACTCGCTTCCATAAACTCTATGATGATATTAAGGCTCGAAAAATCGATGCGGGTTGGCTTGAAAAAGTCGAGGCGATCGATAATATCTTCCCCAATATCAATTACCGCGTTTACCGTCCCCTATGA
- a CDS encoding gluconeogenesis factor YvcK family protein: MRLVTKRPRDRSKLKSSPRQLRQWSKWLLPGLLVKRWMVLSMVGVLLASLGIAISINLTPVFFTLQLVEQLIQQLARFIPSYISGPLVLGIGLWLLWWGQARTLGSITEVLLPDGDKELLDRLLTHRRLGRGPKIVTVGGGTGLSTLLRGLKSYSSNITAVVTMADDGGSSGRLRREIGVLPPGDIRNCLAALADEEKLITELFQYRFQAGDGLVGHSFGNLFLTAMSEVTGDLERAIAASSHVLAIRGQVLPATLTDVTLWAELADGRRIIGESQITEAGGEIVDIGCIPPNPVALPRALEAIEAADYIILGPGSLFTSIIPNLLVPDIATAIAHRTCPCIYVCNIMTQPGETNGYTVSDHVRALDDVYGIRLFDAVLVQKQPPSLASLARYAQHGSQPVIVDRDNLSELKCRVILADIMDENPQTQSIRHDSQKLAHILLRWYSRIRSL; the protein is encoded by the coding sequence ATTAGGTTAGTGACTAAGCGGCCGCGCGATCGCTCCAAACTAAAATCATCACCCCGTCAGTTGCGTCAGTGGTCTAAGTGGCTATTGCCAGGACTTTTGGTGAAGCGATGGATGGTACTCAGCATGGTGGGCGTATTGCTCGCCAGCCTTGGGATTGCCATTAGTATTAATCTCACGCCAGTCTTTTTCACCCTGCAACTGGTTGAGCAATTAATTCAGCAACTTGCCCGGTTTATCCCTAGTTATATTAGTGGCCCGTTGGTTCTAGGCATTGGCCTGTGGCTCCTCTGGTGGGGCCAGGCCCGTACCCTTGGCTCGATTACGGAAGTTCTCCTTCCCGATGGTGATAAGGAACTCTTGGATCGCCTCCTCACCCATCGCCGTTTGGGTCGGGGCCCGAAGATTGTCACCGTAGGGGGGGGGACGGGCCTTTCCACCTTACTGCGGGGGTTGAAGTCCTATAGCTCAAATATTACCGCGGTGGTCACCATGGCCGATGATGGTGGCTCGTCGGGACGACTGCGGCGAGAAATTGGTGTCTTACCCCCTGGAGATATTCGCAATTGTTTAGCTGCCCTTGCAGATGAGGAAAAACTGATTACCGAACTCTTTCAGTATCGGTTCCAGGCAGGGGATGGCTTGGTGGGCCATAGCTTTGGCAATTTATTTCTCACGGCTATGAGTGAAGTGACGGGAGATCTCGAGCGGGCGATCGCCGCCAGTTCCCATGTGCTGGCGATTCGGGGTCAAGTTTTACCGGCCACCCTCACGGATGTCACCCTCTGGGCCGAGCTTGCCGATGGCCGTCGCATTATTGGTGAATCCCAAATTACAGAAGCGGGGGGAGAAATTGTCGATATTGGCTGTATTCCCCCCAACCCCGTGGCCCTACCCCGTGCCCTTGAAGCCATTGAAGCTGCTGACTATATTATTTTGGGGCCTGGCAGTCTCTTTACCAGTATTATTCCCAACTTACTGGTGCCCGATATTGCCACGGCGATCGCCCACCGCACCTGCCCCTGCATTTATGTCTGTAACATTATGACCCAACCCGGAGAAACCAATGGCTATACCGTGAGTGACCACGTCCGTGCCCTGGATGATGTCTATGGCATTCGCCTCTTTGATGCCGTTCTTGTTCAAAAACAACCCCCATCCCTAGCCAGCTTGGCCCGCTATGCCCAACATGGCAGTCAACCCGTTATTGTCGATCGCGACAATCTATCAGAACTCAAATGTCGCGTCATTCTCGCCGATATTATGGATGAAAATCCCCAGACCCAAAGTATCCGCCATGATTCCCAGAAGCTTGCCCATATTCTATTGCGCTGGTACAGTCGAATTCGTTCCCTCTAG
- a CDS encoding DUF2325 domain-containing protein: protein MIHEISDIEASVQDLLSLAQTEIEERRLQEHRESQIEQTTAEIIERLQPLLQQVEASLEQFRQEGYTDSISYKKLLDKAEEIQQKIADAPLLAALTVDQQMILNEERLLNERQGDQVNTWRRHLKEDLLEMIDEQDDFFSATDAAIAIRGYMIDLKAIDALNEVVGALMDRINSLSKEGPVAKLRGSHENTLNFIYNKALENRAKVERPNEVQPRLRHRPSDKRPNSYSDLTGKVVVFGGHDRLETAVRNRLRDATITLIWCTAQAGPQLMEQSESHIATADLVIVITGYASHKLTEKAMRAAERSSKSVEMINTTGMIRLLEAIEYGLKAQQLAQRLRSA, encoded by the coding sequence ATGATCCATGAAATTAGCGATATTGAAGCCTCGGTTCAGGACTTACTCTCCTTAGCCCAAACGGAAATAGAAGAACGTCGCCTCCAGGAACACCGCGAGTCCCAAATTGAGCAGACAACCGCCGAAATTATTGAGCGACTCCAGCCCCTACTTCAGCAAGTAGAAGCATCCCTAGAGCAGTTTCGCCAAGAGGGGTACACCGATAGTATTAGCTATAAAAAATTACTCGATAAGGCTGAGGAAATCCAACAAAAAATTGCCGATGCCCCCCTTTTAGCGGCCCTGACGGTGGATCAGCAGATGATCCTCAACGAAGAGCGGCTCCTGAATGAACGCCAAGGAGATCAGGTCAATACCTGGCGACGACACCTAAAGGAAGATCTCTTAGAGATGATTGATGAGCAGGATGATTTCTTTAGTGCCACCGACGCAGCGATCGCCATTCGGGGCTACATGATAGACCTCAAAGCCATTGATGCCCTCAATGAAGTGGTCGGGGCCCTGATGGATCGGATTAATAGCCTCAGTAAGGAGGGGCCCGTGGCCAAATTACGCGGCTCCCACGAGAACACCCTAAATTTTATCTATAACAAAGCCCTAGAAAATCGTGCCAAGGTTGAACGGCCCAACGAGGTGCAGCCACGGTTGCGTCATCGTCCCAGTGATAAACGGCCCAACTCCTATAGTGATCTCACCGGCAAAGTCGTGGTCTTTGGTGGCCACGATCGCCTAGAAACGGCAGTTCGTAATCGTCTCCGCGATGCCACCATTACCCTGATCTGGTGTACTGCCCAGGCCGGCCCCCAGTTGATGGAGCAATCCGAATCCCATATCGCCACCGCTGATTTAGTCATTGTAATCACCGGCTACGCCAGTCATAAACTCACGGAAAAAGCAATGCGGGCCGCAGAACGATCTAGCAAATCCGTAGAGATGATCAATACCACAGGTATGATTCGACTCCTAGAGGCGATCGAGTATGGTCTTAAAGCTCAGCAATTGGCCCAACGTCTTCGCTCTGCCTAA
- a CDS encoding DUF1818 family protein — translation MENLQTLEHGPGWRVGWRSLDLTFQGLLGTDQWAAELTAAEFKDFCRLLQQLNQALQDSVTELMPEEKISIEAETSLIWMEVAGDPQAYSLSFMILTGRRIEGYWPPPLAPEFIAACQNHIQHLSS, via the coding sequence ATGGAAAATTTACAGACCCTTGAGCACGGTCCCGGTTGGCGTGTGGGTTGGCGATCGCTGGACTTAACCTTTCAAGGATTATTGGGCACGGATCAATGGGCTGCTGAACTCACTGCAGCGGAATTCAAGGATTTCTGTCGCCTATTACAGCAACTAAACCAAGCCCTACAGGATAGTGTAACAGAATTAATGCCTGAGGAGAAAATTTCCATCGAAGCGGAAACAAGCTTAATTTGGATGGAGGTCGCTGGCGATCCCCAAGCCTACAGTTTAAGTTTTATGATATTGACGGGTCGCCGCATAGAAGGCTATTGGCCACCTCCCCTGGCACCGGAGTTTATAGCAGCCTGCCAAAATCATATTCAGCACCTATCGTCTTAA
- a CDS encoding phycocyanobilin:ferredoxin oxidoreductase, whose protein sequence is MTQSLTSLRHQQHPLICRLADRIEQIWQETLDLSPYHLPEDLGYVEGKLEGEKLTIENRCYQTDQFRKLHLELARVGQNLDILHCVMFPRPHYALPMFGCDLVGGRGQISAAIADLSPVQETLPSPYITALGALPSLSFSQPRELPPWGDIFSPYCLFIRPDGADEEEQFLSRVSDYLTIHCQESRVIAPLAPEETIQVRSGQERYCRNQQQNDKTRRVLEKAFGHDWAERYMTTVLFDLPDS, encoded by the coding sequence GTGACTCAATCTTTAACATCCCTGCGTCATCAGCAACATCCTTTAATTTGCCGTTTAGCCGATCGCATTGAGCAGATTTGGCAAGAGACTTTAGACCTATCCCCATACCATTTACCGGAAGATTTGGGTTACGTTGAGGGCAAACTCGAAGGGGAAAAACTGACCATTGAAAATCGCTGTTATCAAACCGATCAATTTCGGAAGCTACACCTAGAATTAGCCCGAGTGGGTCAAAATTTAGATATTCTCCATTGTGTGATGTTTCCCCGCCCCCACTATGCCTTACCTATGTTTGGTTGTGATTTAGTTGGAGGTCGCGGTCAAATTAGTGCGGCGATCGCCGATCTTTCGCCGGTGCAAGAGACCCTCCCTTCCCCTTATATTACTGCCCTAGGGGCCTTGCCCAGCCTATCCTTTAGCCAGCCGCGAGAATTACCGCCTTGGGGAGATATTTTTTCCCCCTACTGTCTTTTTATTCGTCCCGATGGTGCTGACGAAGAGGAGCAGTTTTTAAGCCGAGTCAGTGACTATTTGACCATTCATTGTCAGGAAAGTCGAGTCATTGCTCCCCTCGCTCCAGAGGAGACCATTCAAGTACGGTCGGGCCAAGAGCGGTATTGTCGTAATCAACAGCAAAATGATAAAACTCGCCGGGTACTGGAAAAAGCCTTTGGCCACGACTGGGCCGAACGCTATATGACCACCGTTTTATTTGACTTGCCCGACAGCTAA
- the rsmG gene encoding 16S rRNA (guanine(527)-N(7))-methyltransferase RsmG, which yields MPLDVSPPISLDLWQDSLQWQPNSTQMRQFQAFYGTVVAANQTLNLTRITSPQDFWEKHLWDSLSGIAPWLGDLAQVTHFRVVDIGSGAGFPGVPVAIARPDWSVTLLEATRKKVTFLETLPPILNLDNIRPCWGRAETYPNSEPRFDLALIRAVGKAPLCITYGLPLLRSGGHLVLYRGQWAIAEENDLVKHLKRQGAFLEDVRSFQTPLSQSQRHCLLIKKD from the coding sequence TTGCCCCTTGATGTTTCGCCACCGATATCCTTAGACCTTTGGCAAGACAGTTTACAGTGGCAGCCTAATTCAACTCAAATGAGACAGTTCCAGGCCTTTTATGGGACGGTTGTGGCTGCCAATCAAACCTTGAATTTGACTCGGATTACCTCTCCCCAGGACTTTTGGGAAAAACATCTGTGGGATTCCCTCAGTGGCATTGCCCCCTGGCTAGGGGATTTGGCCCAAGTAACGCATTTTCGGGTAGTGGATATTGGCAGTGGTGCTGGATTTCCAGGCGTTCCGGTGGCGATCGCCCGTCCTGATTGGTCAGTAACTCTTTTGGAAGCAACTCGTAAGAAGGTGACGTTTCTTGAGACCCTTCCGCCCATCCTCAATCTAGATAATATTAGACCTTGCTGGGGTCGGGCCGAGACCTATCCTAATTCAGAACCCAGATTTGATCTGGCCCTCATTCGCGCTGTGGGTAAGGCTCCCCTCTGCATCACCTATGGTTTACCCTTACTCCGATCTGGGGGGCACCTCGTTCTCTATCGGGGGCAGTGGGCGATCGCCGAAGAAAACGACCTAGTGAAACACCTAAAACGGCAGGGGGCATTCCTTGAGGATGTGCGTTCCTTTCAAACTCCCCTGAGCCAAAGCCAACGGCATTGTTTGCTCATTAAAAAAGATTAA
- a CDS encoding serine hydrolase domain-containing protein has product MHSVPPVLIQSTPEVSPELTAAIDRVVEATLWENGPGVAVLILYDGEIIHQKGYGLRNVEEKLPITVDTAFDLASVSKQMTAMGILILMEAGALELDEAVTIYVPDFNDPDPDHPILISDLLYHRSGLADYTGEAWQGTDSELAQLTLEDHLQWLNGQNIERDRDIEFEYNNSGYALLALIIERVSGQPFAEFMEDTIFEPLAMNNTVVFSRLNQTIANQALGYRVSERGETELSSFPSMIGGDGNVFSTIGDLAHYDNALRGGDLIEPESLALAFTAGIEDDGEGAGYGLGWEIHEDYVAHSGSWYGTSTYYRHYTDQPFTLIVLSNNENYDGEDLTVQLVDVGIQVPKNQSQKGFQNLGEFYGNS; this is encoded by the coding sequence TTGCATTCTGTTCCTCCTGTACTAATACAATCCACCCCTGAAGTTTCACCAGAATTAACCGCTGCTATTGATCGGGTTGTTGAGGCAACGCTTTGGGAAAATGGCCCTGGCGTAGCGGTGTTGATCCTTTACGATGGCGAGATCATTCACCAAAAGGGCTATGGTCTTCGCAATGTTGAAGAAAAGCTACCGATTACAGTAGATACAGCGTTTGATCTGGCTTCGGTCTCCAAACAAATGACGGCCATGGGGATTTTAATTCTTATGGAAGCGGGTGCATTAGAATTGGACGAAGCTGTGACAATCTATGTCCCTGATTTTAATGATCCTGACCCGGATCATCCCATTTTAATCTCGGATTTGCTTTACCATCGTTCTGGTTTGGCTGACTATACAGGTGAGGCTTGGCAGGGCACGGATTCAGAACTGGCTCAGTTAACCCTTGAGGATCATTTACAGTGGTTGAATGGGCAAAATATTGAGCGCGATCGCGATATTGAATTTGAATATAACAACAGTGGCTATGCACTCTTAGCGTTAATCATTGAGCGGGTATCCGGGCAACCGTTTGCTGAATTCATGGAGGATACCATTTTTGAGCCGTTAGCCATGAATAATACGGTGGTATTTTCACGGTTAAATCAAACGATTGCCAATCAAGCCCTGGGTTATCGAGTCTCGGAACGGGGTGAAACCGAGCTGTCTAGCTTTCCGAGTATGATTGGTGGAGATGGCAATGTGTTTAGTACCATTGGTGATCTTGCCCATTATGACAATGCGTTGCGGGGCGGAGATCTAATTGAGCCGGAATCCTTAGCCTTGGCCTTTACAGCGGGTATTGAGGATGATGGGGAGGGAGCGGGTTATGGTTTGGGATGGGAAATTCACGAGGACTATGTGGCCCATAGTGGCAGTTGGTATGGTACGAGTACCTATTACCGTCATTATACGGATCAGCCCTTTACCCTTATTGTTTTGTCCAACAATGAAAACTATGATGGAGAAGATTTAACGGTTCAGCTGGTTGATGTAGGGATTCAAGTACCTAAAAACCAGTCCCAGAAAGGCTTTCAAAATCTGGGTGAGTTCTATGGCAATAGTTAA